In Helicoverpa armigera isolate CAAS_96S chromosome 17, ASM3070526v1, whole genome shotgun sequence, the sequence TTCATCTCTCTCTCCATCTTTTTCTTTTCCAAATATATTAGGGTATTCGAATTTCATATCTTTGGgctaaaacaacaacaaaatctTTAATGCCTGGATCTTTTCTATATAGAAAATCATGATAGATGGCTATGTTGCATGActacaaaaaatttaaaactagtGCCCTAGTgtgtacagttatcggcacggatattgggccctgaccttcacctgcgcgaAGAaacgatttactgccttatgcgtacgggtgcgcaaagcgatccccactcttccgccgagagcgcaatatccgtgccggtaactgtatcaaaatcaataaaacataaataccaAGTTTAAAGATGAGGGAAAGAGCACACATTTACTGACATGTGAAAAAGTCATTTAACTGATATAGGACTTAATTTTGGCTCCACAGAATTTACTCAATTGCCAATCTATCTATAATATTATCTATGGAGACCATCAATACATATTTcagtctttttttaatttgtgataatCTTTTATGTCAATCTCCATAATAATGGGCCCAGAGACTAAAGTGCTGACACATGAGTTTCAAGTCTTATGGAGTACAGCAACACtcaaaatgttaatttactGTCCCAAATTAAAATTGGACTGTAGcaacatcattatcatcatcttttCAATATTAGTTCACAACAGTATGTCATCATAGCCACTTAAATTTAGATGAAGAAATAACAGGCTTTGTAAAACTTCAAATTTAAACTGAAACTAATGCtgttgactttgactttgaaattatGACTATGAAAACCGCACATTATTTTCTACTTACCGTACCGCTAACTACTAACTACTGTAATAATGTACAATACTTACCAATACAACATAAGCACTCTTGACATCATCATCCTTCACAATATACCCTTTACCAATATCTCTTCGGAATTTTCCTAAGGCTATTCTAGTTCTTATATCAACCACAGGGATATTGTATATCTTCTCCAAGTAATTCTTCATGTCGTATTTGGTCATTTCCATGGAGCAGTGAAACTGAACTACATTA encodes:
- the LOC110370410 gene encoding large ribosomal subunit protein uL23m, which translates into the protein MSTRWYPIYQRGNPQLRVFLPNFWMKLVRPEPKQLPNVVQFHCSMEMTKYDMKNYLEKIYNIPVVDIRTRIALGKFRRDIGKGYIVKDDDVKSAYVVLPKDMKFEYPNIFGKEKDGERDEEKALTEAKKSFKNYIERNKDRTDVPSWFSI